From a region of the Nerophis lumbriciformis linkage group LG06, RoL_Nlum_v2.1, whole genome shotgun sequence genome:
- the atosa gene encoding atos homolog protein A, with product MFGLQQGAPARFAVEDKNPAKYPPMTLDNMKPERDATEEFFEYDAEEFLVFLTLLITEGRTPEYSVKGRTEGLHCPPAQLAMPPLHKHECSDKVPQCRQARRTRSEVILLWKNSIPIMIEVMLLPDCCYGDECPPSDPISDPVIKQDALLLERWTLQPVPRQSGDRFIEEKTLLLAVRSYVFFSQLSAWLSASHGIVPRNILYRISAADDDLVWQFSQTPSEHVFPVPNVSNSVALQVRVQSLPRQPTYPTLACSIHTGLPPLYSKTPSLNPNLNSHGGPTTLRKSQEPSKENLLHSSNMYSKSSSSMSGLLLNGMPIRNLPINNIPINSLPHTIAPLPYSKMSQEPGENNTFQNGELPQVNVPPSQDSPLFRRSSHSPTPSRSHSPSTLAGSKAGKWLYSSLNGSSDPPQLEDYSRNRSERTKAPMPEPLRALKNFSLAEPPRCPSPRPSASETNPLIGSLLQERQEVIARIAQRLNFCDPTAPPLPPALFASETPPKATWGSNHDDIAASKTKEPEVPPYECVGQALPTPFHTPLTATSFHKRETSSPKPAACRKLKLTEKRERDEGSTKRENEDEQERDSSLIAQAVHDITRLIQERLFVPSLSPSHSRSGSPLRHTHTTTVTHTIRTYLHPAHVANEGYTNGYIPNHEPNRDTHAVASDAPICTNKSIIDPGTDCHSTRAQNGTHFTLEEPSFRGQSHAQAGPRLRTPTAEKLTVHTTSRHEVSLTENRSDQPSMRNAKMNCNTIQNHRKPLSPMQADASAQDENHSPRQSSDLTPHPTVLRTHGPSPLRPCNGWRKQNRHSLDATATKAFHPCTGLPLLSSPVPQRKNQTGYFDLDTSLVGCKGLPWASGKRVCSQGEEDDSQQLFSASAPPASLSLLGNFEECVLNYRLEPLGTVEGFTAEVGASGSFCPSHLTLPVDVSFYSVSDDNAPSPYMGVINLESLGKRGYRVPPSGTIQVTLFNPNKTVVKMFVVMYDLRGMPAGHQTFLRQRTFSVPVRRDANHQINRKPLTLGQGRTLRYLVHLRFQSSKSGKIYLHRDIRLLFSRKSMEVDSGAAYELQSFTESPIDPPFSPRC from the exons ACGCCACAGAGGAGTTTTTCGAGTATGACGCGGAAGAGTTCCTGGTGTTCCTAACTCTGCTCATCACAGAGGGACGGACGCCAGAATATTCAGTGAAGGGCAGGACCGAGGGGCTGCATTGTCCACCAGCCCAGTTGGCCATGCCACCTCTTCACAAGCATGAATGCAGCGATAAAGTGCCCCAG TGTCGGCAGGCGCGGCGAACCCGTTCGGAGGTGATCCTCCTCTGGAAGAACAGCATTCCCATCATGATCGAGGTCATGCTGCTGCCAGATTGTTGCTATGGAGACGAGTGCCCACCCAGCGATCCCATCAGCGACCCGGTCATCAAACAGGACGCGCTGCTGCTGGAGAGATGGACTTTGCAGCCGGTTCCCAGACA aaGCGGTGATCGTTTCATTGAGGAGAAGACGTTGCTGTTGGCCGTTCGCTCGTACGTTTTTTTCTCGCAGCTCAGTGCCTGGCTCAGTGCCTCCCATGGCATTGTCCCCAGAAACATCCTCTACAG AATCAGCGCTGCCGATGACGACTTGGTTTGGCAGTTCTCCCAGACTCCGTCCGAACACGTTTTCCCCGTCCCCAATGTGTCCAACAGTGTGGCGCTGCAAGTCCGTGTGCAGTCACTGCCCCGCCAGCCTACCTATCCCACCCTGGCCTGCAGCATCCACACCGGCCTTCCCCCACTATATAGCAAGACCCCCAGCCTCAACCCAAACCTCAACAGCCATGGTGGCCCGACCACCCTCCGAAAGAGCCAGGAGCCCAGCAAGGAGAACCTCCTTCACAGCTCCAACATGTACAGCAAGAGTTCCAGCTCCATGTCGGGACTCCTCCTTAACGGAATGCCTATTCGTAATCTTCCCATCAACAACATCCCCATAAACAGCCTCCCGCACACCATTGCTCCACTTCCCTACAGCAAAATGAGCCAGGAGCCCGGTGAAAACAACACGTTTCAGAACGGAGAGCTCCCACAGGTCAACGTGCCTCCAAGTCAGGACTCTCCACTGTTCCGCAGGTCCTCCCACTCGCCCACACCCTCCCGCTCCCATTCCCCCTCCACACTCGCCGGAAGCAAAGCCGGGAAATGGCTCTACTCGTCCCTCAATGGCTCATCTGACCCCCCACAGTTAGAGGATTACAGCAGAAACCGCAGCGAGAGGACAAAGGCGCCCATGCCGGAGCCTCTTCGAGCTTTGAAGAATTTCTCACTGGCCGAGCCGCCCCGCTGCCCGTCCCCTAGACCATCGGCGAGCGAGACGAACCCCCTCATTGGCTCGCTGTTACAGGAGAGACAGGAAGTTATAGCCCGCATCGCACAGAGGCTCAACTTTTGCGACCCCACAGCACCGCCACTCCCCCCGGCCCTCTTTGCCTCGGAAACCCCCCCCAAAGCCACTTGGGGCAGTAACCATGACGACATAGCTGCCAGTAAGACCAAAGAGCCAGAGGTACCGCCCTACGAGTGTGTGGGACAGGCTTTGCCCACTCCGTTCCACACCCCCTTGACCGCCACATCTTTCCACAAACGGGAGACATCCTCTCCAAAACCCGCAGCCTGCAGGAAGCTGAAGCTGACCGAGAAGAGAGAACGAGACGAGGGGAGCACGAAGAGAGAGAATGAGGACGAGCAGGAGCGAGACAGCTCCCTTATTGCCCAGGCAGTACACGACATCACCAGACTCATCCAAGAGAGACTGTTTGTCCCCTCGCTGTCGCCCAGCCACAGCAGGAGCGGCAGTCCTCtgcgccacacacacacaacaacagtcacgCACACCATACGCACGTACTTGCACCCCGCACACGTTGCCAATGAAGGCTACACCAATGGCTACATCCCCAACCATGAACCTAACAGAGACACGCACGCCGTGGCCTCAGACGCGCCCATTTGCACAAACAAGTCCATAATCGACCCGGGGACTGATTGCCATTCGACCCGAGCCCAAAATGGCACTCACTTTACACTTGAAGAACCTTCATTCAGAGGCCAGTCGCACGCTCAGGCTGGTCCACGTTTACGAACTCCCACGGCGGAAAAGCTCACGGTCCACACAACCAGCAGACATGAGGTCTCTTTGACGGAAAACAGGAGTGACCAGCCCTCTATGCGGAACGCCAAAATGAACTGTAACACAATCCAAAACCACAGAAAACCTCTGTCACCAATGCAGGCTGACGCTTCAGCCCAGGACGAGAACCACTCACCTAGACAGTCTTCAGACCTGACTCCCCATCCTACTGTCCTG CGAACTCACGGCCCTTCCCCCTTGCGGCCCTGCAACGGCTGGAGGAAGCAGAATCGCCACTCGTTAGACGCCACAGCCACCAAAGCCTTCCATCCCTGCACCGGCCTGCCGCTGCTTTCCAGCCCT GTTCCTCAGAGGAAAAACCAAACTGGCTATTTTGACCTGGACACCTCCTTGGTTGGCTGTAAAGGTTTGCCTTGGGCCTCTGGGAAAag GGTGTGCTCTCAGGGCGAGGAGGACGACTCCCAACAGCTGTTCAGTGCGAGCGCTCCACCTGCCAGTCTCAGTCTGCTGGGGAACTTTGAG GAGTGCGTGTTGAACTACCGCCTGGAGCCTTTAGGGACGGTGGAGGGTTTCACGGCTGAAGTGGGAGCCAGCGGATCCTTCTGCCCCAGTCACCTGACCTTGCCCGTGGATGTGTCCTTCTACAGCGTCTCTGACGACAACGCCCCCTCACCTTACATG gGTGTCATAAACCTGGAGTCCCTTGGGAAAAGGGGATACCGAGTACCTCCATCAGGAACCATTCAAGTG ACCTTATTTAACCCGAACAAGACGGTGGTAAAGATGTTTGTGGTGATGTACGACCTGCGTGGCATGCCAGCTGGGCACCAGACCTTCCTGCGCCAGAGGACTTTCTCCGTCCCCGTCAGGAGAGATGCGAACCATCAGATCAACAGGAAGCCTCTCACGTTGGGCCAGGGACGCACATTGCGCTACCTCGTTCATCTGAG GTTCCAGAGCTCCAAGTCTGGGAAGATCTACCTCCACAGAGACATCCGTCTGCTGTTTTCTAGGAAGTCCATGGAGGTGGACAGCGGTGCTGCCTATGAGCTCCAGTCCTTCACAGAGTCCCCCATCGACCCGCCTTTCTCTCCCCGCTGCTGA